A stretch of Haloprofundus halophilus DNA encodes these proteins:
- a CDS encoding TrmB family transcriptional regulator, with amino-acid sequence MDTAELRRALEDAELSQYQADAYTALLRLGSASATELADACSVPTARIYDVLRDLEAKGYIETYEQDSLHARANEPQAVLTSLRGKAERFTAAAAEIEERWEQPAVDDHMVSIVKRFETVFDRARDIVREAETEVQVSATAEQFRRLRPALSAAYDNGAVVSVSLHTDSETTPDALPEARAYEGVATEVRHRRLPAPFIVLVDRSQTCFTPHARSVNRYGVLVDDYTLTYVFHWYFQTCLWEVWETVYDARPTEPPLVYADIRRFVREMEPLLDDGATIQVRVEGFDTQNGEATSFTGTLVDVSYAGTSTNGEPPLSQLAGETALTVDVDGETRTVGGWGAVVEDIEANRLTVESVP; translated from the coding sequence ATGGACACCGCGGAGTTACGTCGAGCGCTCGAAGACGCCGAGCTATCGCAGTACCAGGCCGACGCGTACACGGCGCTGCTCCGACTGGGTTCGGCCAGCGCTACCGAACTCGCCGACGCCTGTTCGGTTCCGACCGCCCGAATCTACGACGTTCTCCGCGACCTGGAGGCGAAGGGGTACATCGAGACGTACGAGCAGGATAGTCTCCACGCCCGCGCGAACGAACCGCAGGCCGTGCTCACCTCGCTTCGGGGCAAAGCCGAGCGGTTCACCGCCGCCGCCGCCGAAATCGAGGAGCGCTGGGAGCAACCCGCCGTCGACGACCACATGGTGAGCATCGTCAAGCGTTTCGAGACGGTGTTCGACCGCGCCCGCGACATCGTCCGCGAGGCGGAGACGGAGGTGCAGGTGTCGGCGACCGCCGAGCAGTTCAGGCGGCTTCGGCCCGCGCTCTCGGCGGCGTACGACAACGGGGCGGTCGTCAGCGTTTCGCTTCACACCGATTCGGAGACGACCCCCGACGCCCTGCCCGAGGCGAGGGCGTACGAGGGAGTCGCCACGGAGGTCCGCCACCGGCGGCTGCCGGCGCCGTTCATCGTCCTCGTCGACCGGAGCCAGACCTGTTTCACGCCGCACGCGCGCTCGGTCAACCGATACGGCGTGCTCGTCGACGACTACACGCTCACGTACGTCTTCCACTGGTACTTCCAGACGTGTCTCTGGGAGGTGTGGGAGACAGTGTACGATGCGCGCCCGACCGAACCGCCGCTCGTCTACGCCGACATCCGACGGTTCGTCCGCGAGATGGAGCCGTTGCTCGACGACGGGGCGACGATTCAGGTCCGAGTCGAGGGGTTCGACACGCAGAACGGGGAGGCGACGTCGTTCACGGGGACGCTCGTCGACGTCTCGTACGCCGGAACGTCGACGAACGGCGAGCCGCCGCTGTCGCAGCTGGCGGGCGAAACCGCACTCACGGTGGACGTCGACGGCGAGACCAGAACCGTCGGTGGCTGGGGAGCGGTCGTCGAGGATATCGAGGCCAACAGGCTGACCGTCGAATCGGTTCCGTAG
- a CDS encoding HalX domain-containing protein: MTDEPPLVLVVEDEADLADLYVAWLDDEYRVRTAYGGHEALSELDDDVDVVLLDRRMPGLSGDEVLDAVRDRGIDCRVAMVTAVEPDFDIVEMGFDDYLVKPVTRESLLGTVSDLLLRSEYDDGVRELFALASKKAVLEAEKDESTLAETPEYRQLDARLSEVRSNLDERLQGVDHDSFVGMYRDIDREDSFGFDEFDE; the protein is encoded by the coding sequence ATGACCGACGAACCGCCGCTGGTGCTCGTCGTCGAAGACGAAGCCGACCTCGCCGACCTCTACGTGGCGTGGTTGGACGACGAGTACCGAGTCCGTACCGCGTACGGCGGTCACGAGGCGCTCTCGGAGTTGGACGACGACGTCGACGTCGTGCTTCTCGACAGACGGATGCCGGGTCTCTCGGGCGACGAGGTTCTCGACGCCGTCAGGGACCGGGGTATCGACTGTCGCGTCGCGATGGTGACCGCCGTCGAACCCGACTTCGACATCGTCGAGATGGGGTTCGACGACTACCTCGTCAAACCGGTCACCCGCGAGTCGCTTCTGGGGACCGTCTCGGACCTCCTCCTTCGGAGCGAGTACGACGACGGCGTCCGCGAACTGTTCGCGCTCGCCTCGAAGAAGGCCGTACTGGAGGCCGAAAAAGACGAGTCGACGCTCGCCGAGACCCCCGAGTACCGGCAACTCGACGCGCGACTCAGCGAGGTGCGGTCGAATCTCGACGAACGGTTACAGGGCGTCGACCACGACAGTTTCGTCGGGATGTACCGAGATATCGACCGCGAGGACTCGTTCGGGTTCGACGAGTTCGACGAGTAA
- a CDS encoding ParA family protein, whose product MKRAVTMWSESGGVGKTTMATNTAAALGRRDADVLVVDLDPQLGSLTDHVGFGDLKTTDDDHLGDVLLDQERDASELVVDAGDFDLIPSHEGLANIESEMAARNTSLREFQLRSSLSPLAGEYDYFLVDPPATLNVLVDNALVAARDVVIPIELTRKGSVSIDGLEDTLDSMERGFRTFDDAFALGILAVVPNEVGDSNIYREVREELETDGKPVTPFGVRKRDVLKEAWRNHMSVFEFADSAETRDLRPYEEDLLDQFDTVARIVERGSVEAALDVEVAQ is encoded by the coding sequence ATGAAACGGGCAGTGACGATGTGGAGCGAATCCGGCGGCGTCGGGAAGACGACGATGGCGACGAACACGGCGGCCGCGCTCGGGCGGCGGGATGCGGACGTCCTCGTCGTCGATTTGGACCCGCAACTCGGTAGCTTGACAGATCACGTCGGCTTCGGCGACCTGAAGACGACCGACGACGACCACCTCGGCGACGTTCTCCTCGACCAGGAACGCGACGCGTCCGAGCTCGTCGTCGACGCGGGTGACTTCGACCTGATTCCGTCTCACGAGGGGTTGGCGAACATCGAGAGCGAGATGGCCGCGCGCAACACCTCGCTGCGCGAGTTCCAGTTGCGCTCGTCGCTGTCGCCGCTGGCGGGCGAGTACGACTACTTCCTCGTCGACCCCCCGGCGACGCTGAACGTCCTCGTCGACAACGCGCTCGTCGCCGCGCGAGACGTGGTCATCCCCATCGAGCTCACGCGGAAGGGAAGCGTCTCCATCGACGGTCTGGAGGATACGCTCGACAGCATGGAACGCGGGTTCCGGACGTTCGACGACGCGTTCGCGCTCGGTATCCTCGCGGTCGTCCCCAACGAGGTCGGCGACTCCAACATCTACCGGGAGGTCCGCGAGGAACTGGAGACCGACGGCAAGCCGGTGACGCCGTTCGGCGTCCGCAAGCGCGACGTGCTGAAGGAGGCGTGGCGCAACCACATGAGCGTCTTCGAGTTCGCCGACAGCGCCGAGACCAGAGACCTCCGTCCGTACGAGGAGGACCTGCTCGACCAGTTCGACACCGTCGCCCGCATCGTCGAACGCGGGAGCGTCGAGGCGGCGCTCGACGTGGAGGTGGCGCAATGA
- a CDS encoding MBL fold metallo-hydrolase: protein MEITLVGTGSPVPIPERGGTSLVIDVAGDTVMVDCGPKTVYGLMDADVDMGEIETLFFTHHHMDHNASFFHFAFTSWTEAGRGSLTVYGPDGTDRLVDALYDVYAEDIEYRKDIYPTDGISGIETELVTDGFSRQMDGWKIDAVSVEHSVETYAYRFEEHETGSSIVFSGDTRKIPSLAEFADGADILVQDCNTAPVDEDRVPNADEQFVWPQHAAGEEGLDRSTLTANHCDATDAGEIAQDAGVQTLVLTHIMPYRDLDAMQRDAESVFDGDVVVAEDGLTLAP from the coding sequence ATGGAGATCACCCTCGTCGGGACTGGAAGTCCTGTTCCGATTCCGGAACGTGGCGGCACGAGCCTCGTGATCGACGTCGCAGGCGACACGGTGATGGTCGACTGCGGGCCCAAGACGGTCTACGGCCTGATGGACGCCGACGTCGATATGGGAGAGATCGAGACGCTGTTTTTCACTCACCATCACATGGATCACAACGCGTCGTTCTTCCACTTCGCCTTCACGAGCTGGACCGAGGCCGGTCGTGGATCGCTCACGGTGTACGGCCCGGACGGCACCGACCGGCTCGTCGACGCGCTGTACGACGTTTACGCGGAAGACATCGAGTACCGCAAGGATATCTACCCGACGGACGGCATCTCCGGTATCGAAACCGAACTCGTGACGGACGGGTTCAGTCGCCAGATGGACGGCTGGAAGATAGACGCAGTGTCAGTCGAGCACTCGGTCGAGACGTACGCCTACCGGTTCGAGGAGCACGAAACGGGGTCGTCGATCGTCTTCTCCGGTGACACACGGAAAATCCCGTCGCTCGCCGAGTTCGCCGACGGCGCGGACATCCTCGTTCAGGACTGCAACACCGCCCCAGTCGATGAAGACCGCGTCCCGAACGCGGACGAGCAGTTCGTGTGGCCACAGCATGCAGCAGGAGAAGAAGGACTCGACAGGTCTACGTTGACCGCCAATCACTGTGATGCGACAGACGCCGGTGAGATCGCGCAGGACGCCGGCGTGCAGACGCTCGTTCTCACGCACATCATGCCGTACCGCGACCTCGACGCAATGCAACGCGATGCCGAGTCGGTCTTCGACGGCGACGTAGTCGTTGCCGAAGACGGCCTCACGCTCGCACCGTAG
- a CDS encoding nuclear transport factor 2 family protein gives MRGRGGSLRRCSGCRNSTSRRWRKRTPARPTRTSEYDDGHVGEDCGNAPKKALLKEFNVAFAENDVECLLDTVTDDVEWTIVSDREISGRDDFADAVEEMVDVDTTALTIDHVITHGATASVDGTVNLADGTVYAFCDVYEFSSHAKDAKIQTMTSYVVEVDGS, from the coding sequence TTGAGAGGGCGGGGCGGGTCACTGAGGCGATGCTCGGGATGCAGAAACTCGACATCGAGACGCTGGAGGAAGCGTACGCCGGCACGGCCGACGAGGACGTCCGAATATGACGACGGTCACGTCGGGGAGGACTGCGGAAACGCCCCAAAGAAGGCGCTCCTCAAGGAGTTCAACGTCGCGTTCGCCGAAAACGATGTCGAGTGTCTCCTCGATACAGTCACCGACGACGTCGAATGGACCATCGTCAGCGACCGAGAGATCAGCGGACGAGACGACTTCGCCGACGCCGTCGAGGAGATGGTCGACGTCGACACGACGGCGCTGACCATCGACCACGTCATCACGCACGGAGCGACCGCGTCGGTAGACGGGACGGTGAACCTCGCCGACGGCACGGTGTACGCCTTCTGCGACGTTTACGAGTTCAGTAGCCACGCGAAGGATGCGAAGATCCAGACGATGACGTCCTACGTGGTTGAGGTCGACGGTTCGTAA
- a CDS encoding VOC family protein, which yields MQKITPNLWFGGDAEEAVNRYTNIFDDSSVGAISRYDEMSAEASGRPEGSILTIEFELEGQSFLALNGSPRFEFTPAISFVVNCPTREEVDELWAELSGGGEPLMPLDSYPFSDRYGWTEDAYGVSWQVIHADDVPDRTIVPSLMFVGERCGQAEDAMAFYASVFDDAGVNDVARYGPDQPPDEEGTVMFADFTLCDQHFAAMDSAQDHDFGFTEAISFLVDCSDQDEVDYYWDELAANGGEEGRCGWLKDRYGVSWQVVPSVLTELQRDEDVERAGRVTEAMLGMQKLDIETLEEAYAGTADEDVRI from the coding sequence GTGCAGAAGATCACTCCGAACCTCTGGTTCGGCGGCGACGCGGAGGAGGCGGTGAACCGGTATACGAATATCTTCGACGACTCGTCAGTCGGCGCCATCAGTCGGTACGACGAGATGTCAGCGGAGGCTTCGGGCCGACCGGAAGGCAGTATCCTGACCATCGAGTTCGAGCTCGAGGGACAGTCGTTCCTCGCGCTCAACGGTAGCCCTCGATTCGAGTTTACCCCGGCGATCTCGTTCGTCGTCAACTGTCCGACGAGGGAGGAAGTCGACGAGCTCTGGGCAGAGCTGTCGGGGGGTGGCGAACCGCTGATGCCCCTCGATTCGTACCCGTTCAGCGACCGGTACGGCTGGACCGAGGACGCCTACGGCGTCTCGTGGCAGGTGATCCACGCCGACGACGTTCCGGACCGAACGATCGTTCCGTCCCTGATGTTCGTCGGCGAACGGTGCGGCCAGGCGGAGGACGCGATGGCGTTCTACGCGTCGGTGTTCGACGACGCCGGGGTCAACGACGTGGCTCGCTACGGCCCCGACCAGCCGCCGGACGAGGAGGGAACGGTGATGTTCGCCGACTTCACGCTCTGCGACCAACATTTCGCAGCGATGGACAGCGCTCAGGACCACGACTTCGGCTTCACCGAGGCGATCTCGTTCCTCGTCGACTGTTCCGATCAGGACGAAGTCGACTACTACTGGGACGAACTCGCCGCGAACGGCGGGGAAGAGGGCCGGTGTGGCTGGTTGAAAGACAGGTACGGCGTCTCGTGGCAGGTCGTCCCGTCGGTCCTTACCGAACTCCAGAGAGACGAGGATGTTGAGAGGGCGGGGCGGGTCACTGAGGCGATGCTCGGGATGCAGAAACTCGACATCGAGACGCTGGAGGAAGCGTACGCCGGCACGGCCGACGAGGACGTCCGAATATGA
- a CDS encoding MarR family winged helix-turn-helix transcriptional regulator, with amino-acid sequence MDLSATKNCHCLAARKRAREITRLYEEKLRPHGLRATQFSILAALAQTEPTPLGELADLLGLDRTSLTRSANRLEDEGWIDEAESDDDRMRKLKLTPTGREKIERAYPAWEEAQDEVEEQLETE; translated from the coding sequence GTGGACCTCTCCGCCACCAAGAACTGCCACTGTCTCGCCGCACGGAAACGAGCGCGTGAAATCACGCGGCTCTACGAGGAGAAGCTTCGTCCCCACGGCCTACGGGCGACGCAGTTCTCCATCCTCGCTGCGTTGGCACAGACAGAACCGACTCCGTTGGGGGAACTCGCCGACCTCCTCGGACTCGACCGGACGTCGCTCACCCGGAGTGCGAACCGACTCGAAGACGAAGGCTGGATCGACGAGGCAGAGTCAGACGACGACCGGATGCGCAAACTGAAGCTGACCCCGACCGGCCGCGAGAAGATCGAGCGCGCCTACCCTGCCTGGGAGGAGGCCCAAGACGAAGTCGAGGAGCAACTGGAGACGGAGTGA
- a CDS encoding pyridoxal phosphate-dependent aminotransferase, translating into MRIADRVERVPPSGIRRFFELAEEKEEVISLGVGEPDFSAPWAARTAAIDSLERGRTSYTANRGMRELRTEIADHVRRYDLDYDPDEEILVTTGASEALDVAMRAFVDPGDRVAVPQPSYISYVPGVVFAGGEPLAVPTRVENDFALTYEDLTNAGAEDAEQLILCYPNNPTGATMSRSELAEVAEFAVDHDLMVLSDEIYAALTYEGEHASIATLPGMRERTVVFNGFSKAYAMTGLRLGYAMGPPEAIRAMNRIHQYSMLSAPTTAQYAALEALRSCDQEVVEMRDQYDRRRRFVLSRFDEMGLDCFEARGAFYAFPRCGGDDERFAEELLRQEDVAVVPGSVFGTGGEGHLRVSYATGLDELRTAMDRIERFVDAR; encoded by the coding sequence ATGAGAATCGCCGACCGCGTCGAACGCGTCCCGCCGTCGGGGATTCGGCGCTTCTTCGAACTCGCCGAGGAGAAGGAGGAGGTCATCTCGCTGGGCGTCGGCGAACCGGACTTCAGCGCGCCGTGGGCCGCCAGAACGGCCGCCATCGACTCGCTCGAACGCGGGCGAACCTCGTACACGGCGAACCGCGGCATGCGAGAACTGCGGACGGAGATAGCCGACCACGTTCGGCGGTACGACCTCGACTACGACCCCGACGAGGAGATTCTCGTGACGACCGGCGCGAGCGAGGCGCTCGACGTGGCGATGCGGGCGTTCGTCGACCCCGGCGACCGCGTGGCCGTCCCTCAACCGTCGTACATCTCGTACGTTCCGGGCGTCGTCTTCGCCGGCGGTGAGCCGCTGGCCGTGCCGACGCGGGTCGAGAACGACTTCGCGCTCACCTACGAGGACCTGACGAACGCGGGGGCGGAGGACGCCGAGCAGTTGATACTCTGCTATCCGAACAATCCGACCGGGGCGACGATGAGTCGCTCCGAACTCGCCGAAGTGGCGGAGTTCGCCGTCGACCACGACCTGATGGTACTCTCGGACGAGATCTACGCCGCGCTCACGTACGAGGGCGAGCACGCCTCCATCGCGACGCTCCCCGGGATGCGCGAGCGAACCGTAGTGTTCAACGGTTTCTCGAAAGCCTACGCGATGACGGGACTGCGGCTCGGTTACGCGATGGGACCGCCGGAGGCGATTCGAGCGATGAACCGCATCCACCAGTACTCGATGCTCTCCGCACCGACGACGGCGCAGTACGCCGCACTGGAAGCGCTCAGGTCGTGCGACCAAGAGGTAGTCGAGATGCGCGACCAGTACGACCGCCGCCGGCGGTTCGTCCTCTCGCGGTTCGACGAGATGGGGCTGGACTGCTTCGAGGCCCGCGGCGCGTTCTACGCGTTCCCGCGCTGCGGCGGCGACGACGAGCGCTTCGCGGAGGAACTACTTCGCCAGGAGGACGTGGCCGTCGTCCCCGGTAGCGTCTTCGGCACCGGCGGTGAGGGTCACCTCCGCGTCTCCTACGCGACCGGTCTCGACGAATTGCGGACGGCGATGGACCGCATCGAGCGGTTCGTCGACGCTCGGTGA
- a CDS encoding Lrp/AsnC family transcriptional regulator has product MDQRRKILDLLLSNARESTTDIARQTGLDEATVEETITELEDDGVVRGYQAVVDWQQLADDDEHVQAEVELNVELDRETGYEDIARRIVKFPQVSSLRLFSGDYDFAILVEGESMHDVSQFISEQIAPIPEVTQTVTHFVMETYKDRGIVFGDRDDDDRLSISP; this is encoded by the coding sequence ATGGACCAGCGACGGAAGATTCTCGACCTTCTGCTGTCGAACGCTCGGGAGAGCACGACCGACATTGCGCGACAGACCGGTCTCGACGAGGCGACAGTCGAGGAAACGATCACCGAACTCGAAGACGATGGCGTCGTCAGGGGGTATCAGGCGGTGGTCGATTGGCAACAGTTGGCCGACGACGACGAACACGTTCAGGCGGAGGTCGAACTCAACGTCGAACTCGACCGTGAGACGGGCTACGAGGACATCGCTCGCCGTATCGTGAAGTTCCCGCAGGTGTCGTCGTTGCGGCTGTTCTCGGGCGACTACGACTTCGCAATCCTCGTGGAGGGCGAGTCGATGCACGACGTCTCGCAGTTCATCTCCGAGCAGATCGCGCCCATCCCCGAGGTGACGCAGACGGTGACGCACTTCGTGATGGAGACGTACAAGGACCGCGGCATCGTCTTCGGCGACCGAGACGACGACGACCGCCTCTCGATCTCGCCATGA
- a CDS encoding DUF7501 family protein translates to MYTPHISYLTRAWADPSRCPFCLSTLDDGVDAFPAHLSQSPHCSVEFDDWEELVGELVGDGWVA, encoded by the coding sequence GTGTACACTCCGCACATCTCGTATCTGACGCGCGCGTGGGCGGACCCGTCTCGCTGTCCGTTCTGTCTGTCGACGCTCGACGACGGCGTCGACGCCTTCCCGGCACATCTCTCGCAGAGCCCGCACTGTTCGGTCGAGTTCGACGACTGGGAGGAACTGGTCGGCGAACTCGTCGGCGACGGGTGGGTCGCCTGA
- a CDS encoding EamA family transporter: MNYLPWALLALVTYTLVAPLMNFATTGDSAVPSNVATLMSNTILVLVTLGLVAFTNENAVNYITHPKSPYIYAAGLCLSIGILSYYRALSLGQVSVVTPVFGMFLVTSSILGIVFLNESFTARKAAGIALAVVAVYLVTVE; this comes from the coding sequence ATGAACTATCTCCCGTGGGCGCTTCTGGCGCTGGTGACGTACACGCTCGTCGCACCGCTGATGAACTTCGCGACGACCGGGGATTCCGCGGTCCCGAGCAACGTCGCGACGCTGATGTCGAACACGATTCTCGTTCTCGTCACGCTCGGTCTCGTCGCGTTCACGAACGAGAACGCGGTCAACTACATCACCCATCCGAAGTCGCCGTACATCTACGCCGCCGGTCTCTGTCTCTCCATCGGCATCCTCTCGTACTACCGGGCGCTCTCCCTGGGACAGGTGAGCGTCGTCACCCCCGTCTTCGGCATGTTCCTCGTGACGAGTTCGATACTCGGAATCGTCTTCCTCAACGAGTCGTTCACCGCCCGGAAGGCCGCCGGTATCGCTCTCGCGGTCGTCGCCGTCTACCTCGTCACCGTCGAGTGA
- a CDS encoding RNA-binding protein, translating to MASVPFHYIDVRSFCYATEDEKRVEEALRTFLPEEFEVERVENKGYHGDRIVVLSARVENADDLRHVLSQLSELDELDRLLAELDDRVDDNCSFFVRLDKQAAFRGEVRLGEGITLRAKVEAYPAKRDAAIENARNALETARA from the coding sequence ATGGCCAGCGTTCCGTTTCACTACATCGACGTTCGGAGCTTCTGCTACGCGACCGAGGACGAAAAGCGAGTCGAGGAGGCGCTCCGGACGTTCCTCCCCGAAGAGTTCGAAGTCGAGCGCGTCGAGAACAAAGGGTATCACGGCGACCGTATCGTCGTTCTCTCGGCGCGCGTCGAGAACGCCGACGACCTCAGGCACGTCCTCTCACAGCTGAGCGAACTGGACGAACTCGACCGCCTCCTGGCGGAACTGGACGACAGAGTCGACGACAACTGCTCGTTTTTCGTCCGACTCGACAAACAGGCGGCGTTCAGAGGTGAAGTCCGCCTCGGCGAGGGAATCACGCTCCGGGCGAAAGTCGAAGCGTATCCCGCAAAACGCGACGCGGCCATCGAGAACGCGCGGAACGCACTCGAAACCGCGAGGGCGTAG
- a CDS encoding DUF1918 domain-containing protein codes for MSFEKDDRVVFHDKHSEFDGDVGTVTQVMETMFGEATYTVSFEDGQETGVSADSLEATEESDADTDTDADEE; via the coding sequence ATGAGCTTCGAAAAAGACGACCGCGTGGTGTTCCACGACAAACACAGCGAGTTCGACGGCGACGTCGGTACCGTCACGCAGGTGATGGAGACGATGTTCGGCGAGGCGACGTACACGGTGAGCTTCGAGGACGGCCAGGAGACGGGCGTCTCCGCCGACTCGTTGGAGGCGACCGAGGAGAGCGACGCCGACACCGACACTGACGCCGACGAGGAGTAG
- a CDS encoding C2H2-type zinc finger protein, with the protein MTDSNSTPRPDRTEDREDRDDSGAPNTEPSSSSDVPHAAGRRRVDDGEAAFRCRHCGDPFVEERHLALHRGLNHADALSAAEVEAYRDAYAAEEADLKRFRLISLGALVVLYFGFLFVYAVVT; encoded by the coding sequence ATGACCGACTCGAACTCGACGCCGCGACCCGACCGAACCGAAGACCGCGAAGACCGCGACGACAGCGGCGCGCCGAACACCGAGCCGTCGAGTAGTAGCGACGTCCCCCACGCAGCGGGCCGACGGCGCGTCGACGACGGCGAAGCCGCTTTCCGCTGTCGCCACTGCGGCGACCCGTTCGTCGAGGAGCGGCATCTCGCACTCCACCGCGGACTGAACCACGCCGACGCGCTCTCCGCGGCCGAAGTCGAAGCGTACCGGGACGCCTACGCCGCCGAGGAAGCCGACCTCAAGCGATTCCGCCTCATCTCGCTCGGTGCACTGGTCGTCCTCTACTTCGGGTTCCTGTTCGTCTACGCGGTCGTCACCTGA